One stretch of Chaetodon auriga isolate fChaAug3 chromosome 18, fChaAug3.hap1, whole genome shotgun sequence DNA includes these proteins:
- the LOC143336456 gene encoding alpha-N-acetylgalactosaminidase-like isoform X1: protein MWHCSLHSSLLTPYIIPPSHETFLCFSETLFTDMADRLLEDGWRDLGYVYVNIDDCWSSMERDEKGRLQPDPKRFPGGIPKLARYMHDRGLKLGIYADMGTDTCEGYPGTPLDKIEIDAQTFADWEVDMLKFDGCHSNASEQEQGKRRSDFYIVVLLVFLTRLLFLCWTGYPLMSKSLNATGRPIGYACSWPVYQDCLPPKVNFTQLGEICNLWRNYYDIEDSWDSVQEVIDWFFDHQDVLIPVAGPGRWNDPDMLVIGNFGLNMDQSRTQMALWAIMAAPLYMSNDLRSISSGARSILQNKVAISINQDPMGIQGRRIVKEGSRIEVFWRPLSNNTSALVFFRRKNTHYCYETSLRRLNYTAGSYKIFDVFTETNMTLKDSTDFVVTVNPTGVVMWHVSAPTKLNLR, encoded by the exons atgtggCATTGCTCTTTACACTCATCTTTATTAACGCCGTACATTATCCCTCCCTCTCATgagacttttctttgtttcagtgagACTCTGTTCACTGACATGGCAGACAGGCTCTTAGAAGACGGTTGGAGGGATCTTGGATACGTCTATGTGAATATAGACGACTGCTGGTCCTCcatggagagagatgagaagggACGACTGCAGCCTGACCCGAAGAG GTTTCCAGGAGGTATCCCTAAACTGGCACGCTACATGCACGACAGGGGTCTCAAGCTGGGGATCTATGCGGACATGGGCACAGACACCTGTGAAGGCTACCCCGGCACCCCACTGGATAAGATCGAGATAGACGCTCAGACTTTCGCCGACTGGGAGGTGGATATGCTTAAATTTGATGGCTGTCATTCAAATGCTTCGGAGCAAGAACAGGGTAAGCGTAGAAGTGACTTTTACATCGTGGTTCTTTTGGTCTTTTTGACTCGGCTCTTGTTCCTCTGTTGGACAGGTTACCCCCTCATGTCAAAATCTTTAAACGCTACGGGCCGTCCCATTGGCTACGCCTGCAGTTGGCCTGTCTACCAAGATTGCCTGCCACCTAAG GTAAACTTCACCCAGCTGGGCGAGATCTGCAACCTGTGGCGTAACTACTACGACATCGAGGACTCCTGGGACAGTGTTCAGGAGGTTATTGACTGGTTCTTTGATCACCAGGATGTCCTGATACCTGTAGCCGGACCTGGAAGGTGGAACGACCCTGATATG CTGGTTATTGGCAACTTTGGCCTCAACATGGACCAGTCTCGTACTCAGATGGCTCTGTGGGCGATTATGGCTGCTCCTCTTTACATGTCCAATGATCTGCGCAGCATCAGCAGCGGCGCCCGCAGCATCCTGCAGAACAAAGTGGCCATCAGCATCAACCAGGACCCCATGGGCATCCAGGGAAGACGCATTGTAAAG GAGGGGAGTCGCATTGAGGTGTTCTGGCGCCCCCTGTCCAACAACACCAGTGCACTGGTATTTTTTCGCcgtaaaaacacacactactGCTACGAGACATCCCTCAGGAGGCTCAATTACACTGCTGGCAGTTACAAG ATCTTTGATGTCTTCACTGAAACGAACATGACACTGAAAGACTCCACTGATTTTGTGGTGACGGTGAATCCCACTGGTGTGGTCATGTGGCACGTGTCTGCACCCACCAAGCTGAACCTCCGCTAG
- the LOC143336454 gene encoding adenylate cyclase type 3-like isoform X1, producing MSVNRVHTADTEATAEHSVEYSVQVPSDSSHDAARTRDVTVLQSGCCRCLPRSARLTFTPESLERLYQRYFRRQRQENLLLLAMFAALFNSFVIIMCAVVYTEDKLAMVVVAAVGLAADMVLYALCWFQKLPASPVSRGAVPYVLWLMIAVHVLCYMGLNYERFPHASDSVGWQAFFSFSSFLTLPLNLVPLLLLTALSCGIHTLVLGVTVAQRFEDNLQGPLLVRQLLANVMLYLCAATVGVMSFYMADRKYRTAFLEARQSLEVKLTLEEQSTQQEELLLSILPKHIADEMLQGMKNQANQQEVQQQQFNTMYMYRHENVSILFADIVGFTQLSSACSAQELVKLLNELFARFDKLAAQYHQLRIKILGDCYYCICGLPDFREDHAACSIMMGLAMVEAISYVREKTKTEVDMRVGVHSGTVLGGVLGQKRWQFDVWSTDVTVANKMESGGIPGRVHISQSTMDSLHGEFELEAGNGGERCEYLLEKGIDTYLVLVPKQAASGLSGNKPGTLSNRNSNQLINTTATNGNAASPQSTPNASKQERNKMVDEEVINRRLQQELLDRESQQILKYHQINPVSLRFVDGKLEEHYSSEKEKRSGAAFCCCLIVLFFITAMEVFVDPLLAVNYVTLAIGEVLLLILTVCSLAAIFPRMFSKRLVSFSVWIDRTRWARNTWAMAAIFVLTMAVIADMLSCVPPSLRVFNSTTGPMLESLGDRGCAENPKHYSFMAVMSLIATAMLVQVSHLIQLGLMVLVVTANGAVNIYSWRDIYDLYDYIQFASYRTSIVPSKYLMTMMIIVMMIGFYFFARHLERQSRKLFLWKIGVHDQKERVFEMRRWNEALVTNMLPEHVAKHFLGSKKRDEELYSQSYNEIGVMFASIPNFSDFYTEESINNGGLECLRILNEIISDFDSLLDRDEFRCITKIKTIGSTYMAASGLTPESNTNGYSNSKPEDQSLIERWQHLADLADFALAMKVTLNNLNKQSFNNFMLRIGLNKGGVLAGVIGARKPHYDIWGNTVNVASRMESTGVMGNIQVVEDCYDILKEYGFRFIRRGPIFVKGKGELLTFFMKGKDKPSSNGGPVTTALPHQVGDLS from the exons ATGTCTGTGAACCGGGTCCACACAGCAGACACGGAGGCGACTGCGGAGCACTCAGTGGAGTACTCCGTGCAGGTTCCCAGTGACTCCAGCCATGACGCGGCTCGGACGCGTGATGTGACTGTGCTGCAGTCGGGCTGCTGCCGCTGCCTGCCGCGCTCAGCGCGCCTCACCTTTACGCCTGAGTCGCTGGAGAGGCTTTACCAGCGCTACTTCCGCCGGCAGAGACAAGAGAACCTGCTCTTGCTGGCGATGTTTGCCGCTCTTTTCAACAGCTTTGTCATCATCATGTGCGCGGTGGTGTACACTGAAGACAAACTGGcgatggtggtggtggctgcCGTGGGGCTGGCTGCGGACATGGTGCTCTACGCGCTGTGCTGGTTCCAGAAGCTGCCTGCGTCACCAGTCTCACGCGGCGCAGTGCCGTACGTCCTGTGGCTCATGATCGCCGTGCACGTTTTATGTTACATGGGTCTAAACTATGAGCGTTTCCCTCATGCCAGCGACTCTGTGGGCTGGCAggcatttttcagtttctccaGCTTTCTGACACTCCCACTGAACCTGGTGCCGCTGCTCCTTCTCACAGCCCTCTCTTGTGGGATACACACGCTTGTACTAGGGGTGACTGTGGCTCAAAGGTTTGAGGATAACCTGCAGGGGCCTCTGCTGGTGAGACAG CTCTTAGCCAACGTGATGCTGTACCTGTGCGCAGCCACAGTGGGTGTGATGTCATTCTACATGGCGGACAGGAAGTACAGGACTGCTTTTCTGGAGGCTCGGCAGTCACTCGAGGTCAAACTCACACTGGAGGAGCAGAGCACCCAGCAG GAGGAACTCTTACTGTCCATCCTGCCCAAACACATAGCGGATGAGATGCTGCAGGGCATGAAGAACCAGGCCAATCAGCAAgaggtccagcagcagcagttcaacacCATGTACATGTACCGCCATGAAAACGTCAG TATCCTGTTTGCTGACATAGTGGGCTTCACCCAGCTGTCCTCAGCCTGTAGTGCCCAGGAGCTCGTGAAGCTGCTTAATGAACTGTTTGCCCGCTTCGATAAACTGGCAGCA CAATACCACCAGCTGAGAATTAAAATCCTCGGAGACTGCTACTATTGCATCTGTGGCCTTCCTGACTTCAGAGAGGACCATGCCGCCTGCTCCATAATGATGGGTTTGGCGATGGTAGAAGCCATCTC CTACGTGCGAGAGAAGACTAAAACCGAAGTGGACATGCGTGTGGGCGTTCACTCCGGCACCGTGCTGGGAGGAGTGCTCGGCCAGAAGAGGTGGCAGTTTGACGTTTGGTCCACAGATGTCACTGTAGCCAATAAGATGGAGTCTGGAGGGATTCCTGG GAGAGTGCATATTTCCCAGAGCACCATGGACAGCCTGCATGGAGAGTTTGAGCTGGAGGCAGGGAATGGTGGAGAGAGGTGCGAGTACCTGCTGGAGAAAGGCATCGACACTTACTTGGTTCTAGTGCCTAAACAGGCGGCCAGTGGGCTCAGCGGAAAT AAACCAGGCACATTGTCAAACAGAAATTCAAACCAGCTGATCAACACTACTGCAACTAATGGGAATGCAGCCTCACCCCAATCCACACCCAATGCCTCCAAACAGGAG AGGAACAAGATGGTTGACGAAGAAGTGATCAACAGACGACTGCAGCAAGAGCTTCTGGATAGAGAAAGTCAGCAAAT ACTGAAGTATCATCAGATCAACCCTGTGTCACTGCGTTTTGTGGACGGGAAGTTGGAGGAACACTACTcctcagagaaagagaagcgAAGCGGAGCggccttctgctgctgcctcataGTGCTCTTCTTCATTACAGCCATGGAGGTGTTCGTAGACCCACT GTTGGCTGTGAACTATGTGACTCTCGCGATAGGAGAGGTATTGTTGCTTATCCTCACCGTGTGCTCCCTGGCTGCCATCTTCCCCAGG atgTTCTCAAAGAGGTTGGTGTCTTTCTCAGTGTGGATTGATCGCACACGATGGGCGAGAAACACATGGGCCATGGCGGCCATATTTGTTCTTACCATGGCTGTGATCGCTGACATG CTGAGCTGTGTCCCGCCGTCCCTTCGAGTCTTCAACAGCACCACTGGCCCCATGTTGGAGTCCCTCGGTGACCGAGGCTGCGCAGAGAATCCAAAGCACTACAGCTTCATGGCTGTAATGTCCCTCATCGCCACCGCCATGTTGGTGCAGGTCAGCCACCTGATTCAACTGGGACTCATGGTGCTGGTTGTCACAGCAAATGGAGCTGTTAATATCTACAGCTGGCGGGACATATATGACCTGTATGATTACATACAGTTTGCCTCATACAG AACATCCATAGTGCCCTCCAAGTACCTCATGACCATGATGATCATTGTCATGATGATTGGCTTCTACTTCTTCGCCCGCCAT TTGGAGCGTCAGTCCAGGAAGCTGTTCCTGTGGAAGATCGGTGTGCACGACCAAAAGGAGAGGGTGTTCGAGATGAGACGCTGGAACGAGGCGCTGGTCACCAACATGCTGCCGGAGCATGTTGCCAAACACTTCCTGGGCTCTAAGAAGAGAGATGAG GAGCTGTACAGCCAGTCTTACAATGAAATAGGagtgatgtttgcttccatccCCAACTTTTCTGATTTCTACACTGAGGAGAGCATCAACAACGGAGGCCTTGAGTGTCTCAGGATTCTCAATGAGATAATCTCAGACTTTGACAGC TTACTAGACAGGGACGAGTTCCGCTGCATCACTAAAATCAAGACAATAGGAAGCACCTACATGGCCGCCTCAGGACTCACCCCAGAGAGCAATACAAATGGATACAGCAACAGCAAG CCAGAGGACCAGTCACTGATTGAGCGCTGGCAGCACCTCGCTGACCTGGCAGACTTTGCCTTGGCTATGAAAGTCACCCTTAACAACCTCAACAAACAGTCCTTCAATAACTTCATGCTCCGAATcg GTCTGAATAAGGGAGGAGTTTTGGCTGGAGTGATTGGAGCTCGTAAACCTCACTATGATATCTGGGGCAACACAGTCAATGTAGCCAGTAGAATGGAGTCCACTGGAGTGATGGGAAACATCCAG GTGGTGGAGGACTGCTATGACATCCTGAAGGAGTATGGCTTCCGCTTCATCCGGAGAGGGCCAATATTTGTCAAAGGGAAAGGGGAGCTGCTAACCTTCTTcatgaaaggaaaagacaaaccCAGTAGCAATGGCGGTCCAGTGACCACTGCCCTTCCACACCAAGTTGGGGACCTTTCTTGA
- the LOC143336455 gene encoding uncharacterized protein LOC143336455, whose protein sequence is MAETNMGVFGAARTILRSAAAGFAFGEAALFAVEPTLTQDGVLLTAATLIAGRAGSTGVGVVTACLVFTSALVSLGSGFLLSAMAMKMWTKIGVRPPWLVEFTIGASVAVGAVATGVLAGILPPWIYIAAQGILALIVYSYSNISDMTTALLIIFTTLYLSVVYGRMGAILGLFIMGLTISVLCALRKALRERITQRPKTECQLLERIFFYSVVVGIMGFSVGLGAGEAGEGSEAEVVLMLRSVLWVAFLSAGLLGAGLGTVATVGLGPNMAGEVAEGAAIISSVALRAILHWSSSLGARSSMGGALGAATAAGLSLGAASVGAKQAFGSRNSALTVLASVVVGAILAMRGVALTATSPTTSDLVTVTLVAVGAFVLGAPKSPFHTQVNLQRGLLTGPQLIIGIGMETVTAAAAPIGAGALGAAALGTAALGRLGTVGVLVAIGLALGSTLSGTIGKSPPTTNAHRE, encoded by the exons ATGGCAGAAACGAACATGG GTGTTTTTGGTGCGGCGAGGACAATCCTGCGAAGCGCAGCAGCAGGCTTTGCTTTTGGAGAAGCTGCACTATTTGCGGTCGAGCCCACACTGACACAAGATGGCGTCCTGCTGACCGCCGCGACTCTAATCGCTGGGCGAGCCGGTTCCACGGGTGTCGGGGTAGTGACGGCGTGCCTCGTGTTCACCTCAGCGCTCGTTTCTTTGGGAAGCGGGTTCCTCCTTTCTGCAATGGCGATGAAGATGTGGACCAAAATTGGAGTGAGGCCACCGTGGTTAGTGGAGTTCACAATAGGAGCCTCTGTTGCGGTGGGTGCTGTCGCTACTGGAGTGTTAGCGGGCATCCTTCCACCATGGATCTACATTGCAGCTCAAGGCATCCTAGCCCTTATAGTGTACTCATACTCCAATATTAGTGACATGACCACAGCCCTGTTAATCATCTTCACCACTCTCTACCTCAGTGTCGTATATGGAAGAATGGGTGCCATACTTGGACTCTTCATCATGGGATTGACCATCTCTGTCCTTTGTGCCCTTCGAAAAGCTTTGAGAGAGAGGATTACCCAAAGACCAAAAACTGAGTGCCAACTTTTGGAGAGGATATTCTTCTATTCTGTTGTTGTGGGGATAATGGgattttcagtgggtttaggGGCAGGTGAAGCAGGAGAAGGGTCTGAAGCAGAGGTGGTTTTGATGCTGCGGTCGGTCCTCTGGGTcgcatttctgtctgcagggctGCTCGGGGCTGGCTTGGGCACAGTGGCCACAGTTGGGCTGGGACCAAACATGGCTGGAGAGGTCGCTGAGGGAGCTGCCATAATATCATCAGTTGCCCTAAGAGCCATTCTGCATTGGAGCTCTTCTCTAGGGGCCCGAAGCAGCATGGGGGGAGCGTTAGGAGCAGCTACAGCTGCAGGGTTGTCACTCGGAGCCGCAAGCGTTGGAGCCAAACAAGCATTCGGATCTAGAAATTCAGCTTTAACAGTTTTGGCTTCAGTGGTTGTCGGTGCGATTCTGGCAATGCGAGGTGTAGCGCTGACAGCAACTTCGCCGACAACTTCAGACCTTGTGACAGTCACCCTTGTTGCAGTAGGGGCATTTGTTCTGGGTGCACCAAAGAGCCCTTTCCACACTCAGGTGAATTTGCAAAGGGGCCTCCTCACAGGGCCACAGCTAATTATAGGAATCGGCATGGAGACGGTCaccgcagcagcagcacctaTTGGAGCTGGGGCACTTGGGGCTGCAGCGTTGGGTACCGCAGCTCTGGGGAGACTGGGGACTGTGGGAGTTCTGGTGGCTATAGGGTTGGCTTTGGGAAGTACTCTTAGTGGTACGATAGGAAaatcaccaccaacaacaaatgcacacagagagTGA
- the LOC143336456 gene encoding alpha-N-acetylgalactosaminidase-like isoform X2 translates to MWHCSLHSSLLTPYIIPPSHETFLCFSETLFTDMADRLLEDGWRDLGYVYVNIDDCWSSMERDEKGRLQPDPKRFPGGIPKLARYMHDRGLKLGIYADMGTDTCEGYPGTPLDKIEIDAQTFADWEVDMLKFDGCHSNASEQEQGYPLMSKSLNATGRPIGYACSWPVYQDCLPPKVNFTQLGEICNLWRNYYDIEDSWDSVQEVIDWFFDHQDVLIPVAGPGRWNDPDMLVIGNFGLNMDQSRTQMALWAIMAAPLYMSNDLRSISSGARSILQNKVAISINQDPMGIQGRRIVKEGSRIEVFWRPLSNNTSALVFFRRKNTHYCYETSLRRLNYTAGSYKIFDVFTETNMTLKDSTDFVVTVNPTGVVMWHVSAPTKLNLR, encoded by the exons atgtggCATTGCTCTTTACACTCATCTTTATTAACGCCGTACATTATCCCTCCCTCTCATgagacttttctttgtttcagtgagACTCTGTTCACTGACATGGCAGACAGGCTCTTAGAAGACGGTTGGAGGGATCTTGGATACGTCTATGTGAATATAGACGACTGCTGGTCCTCcatggagagagatgagaagggACGACTGCAGCCTGACCCGAAGAG GTTTCCAGGAGGTATCCCTAAACTGGCACGCTACATGCACGACAGGGGTCTCAAGCTGGGGATCTATGCGGACATGGGCACAGACACCTGTGAAGGCTACCCCGGCACCCCACTGGATAAGATCGAGATAGACGCTCAGACTTTCGCCGACTGGGAGGTGGATATGCTTAAATTTGATGGCTGTCATTCAAATGCTTCGGAGCAAGAACAGG GTTACCCCCTCATGTCAAAATCTTTAAACGCTACGGGCCGTCCCATTGGCTACGCCTGCAGTTGGCCTGTCTACCAAGATTGCCTGCCACCTAAG GTAAACTTCACCCAGCTGGGCGAGATCTGCAACCTGTGGCGTAACTACTACGACATCGAGGACTCCTGGGACAGTGTTCAGGAGGTTATTGACTGGTTCTTTGATCACCAGGATGTCCTGATACCTGTAGCCGGACCTGGAAGGTGGAACGACCCTGATATG CTGGTTATTGGCAACTTTGGCCTCAACATGGACCAGTCTCGTACTCAGATGGCTCTGTGGGCGATTATGGCTGCTCCTCTTTACATGTCCAATGATCTGCGCAGCATCAGCAGCGGCGCCCGCAGCATCCTGCAGAACAAAGTGGCCATCAGCATCAACCAGGACCCCATGGGCATCCAGGGAAGACGCATTGTAAAG GAGGGGAGTCGCATTGAGGTGTTCTGGCGCCCCCTGTCCAACAACACCAGTGCACTGGTATTTTTTCGCcgtaaaaacacacactactGCTACGAGACATCCCTCAGGAGGCTCAATTACACTGCTGGCAGTTACAAG ATCTTTGATGTCTTCACTGAAACGAACATGACACTGAAAGACTCCACTGATTTTGTGGTGACGGTGAATCCCACTGGTGTGGTCATGTGGCACGTGTCTGCACCCACCAAGCTGAACCTCCGCTAG
- the LOC143336454 gene encoding adenylate cyclase type 3-like isoform X2, giving the protein MSVNRVHTADTEATAEHSVEYSVQVPSDSSHDAARTRDVTVLQSGCCRCLPRSARLTFTPESLERLYQRYFRRQRQENLLLLAMFAALFNSFVIIMCAVVYTEDKLAMVVVAAVGLAADMVLYALCWFQKLPASPVSRGAVPYVLWLMIAVHVLCYMGLNYERFPHASDSVGWQAFFSFSSFLTLPLNLVPLLLLTALSCGIHTLVLGVTVAQRFEDNLQGPLLVRQLLANVMLYLCAATVGVMSFYMADRKYRTAFLEARQSLEVKLTLEEQSTQQEELLLSILPKHIADEMLQGMKNQANQQEVQQQQFNTMYMYRHENVSILFADIVGFTQLSSACSAQELVKLLNELFARFDKLAAQYHQLRIKILGDCYYCICGLPDFREDHAACSIMMGLAMVEAISYVREKTKTEVDMRVGVHSGTVLGGVLGQKRWQFDVWSTDVTVANKMESGGIPGVHISQSTMDSLHGEFELEAGNGGERCEYLLEKGIDTYLVLVPKQAASGLSGNKPGTLSNRNSNQLINTTATNGNAASPQSTPNASKQERNKMVDEEVINRRLQQELLDRESQQILKYHQINPVSLRFVDGKLEEHYSSEKEKRSGAAFCCCLIVLFFITAMEVFVDPLLAVNYVTLAIGEVLLLILTVCSLAAIFPRMFSKRLVSFSVWIDRTRWARNTWAMAAIFVLTMAVIADMLSCVPPSLRVFNSTTGPMLESLGDRGCAENPKHYSFMAVMSLIATAMLVQVSHLIQLGLMVLVVTANGAVNIYSWRDIYDLYDYIQFASYRTSIVPSKYLMTMMIIVMMIGFYFFARHLERQSRKLFLWKIGVHDQKERVFEMRRWNEALVTNMLPEHVAKHFLGSKKRDEELYSQSYNEIGVMFASIPNFSDFYTEESINNGGLECLRILNEIISDFDSLLDRDEFRCITKIKTIGSTYMAASGLTPESNTNGYSNSKPEDQSLIERWQHLADLADFALAMKVTLNNLNKQSFNNFMLRIGLNKGGVLAGVIGARKPHYDIWGNTVNVASRMESTGVMGNIQVVEDCYDILKEYGFRFIRRGPIFVKGKGELLTFFMKGKDKPSSNGGPVTTALPHQVGDLS; this is encoded by the exons ATGTCTGTGAACCGGGTCCACACAGCAGACACGGAGGCGACTGCGGAGCACTCAGTGGAGTACTCCGTGCAGGTTCCCAGTGACTCCAGCCATGACGCGGCTCGGACGCGTGATGTGACTGTGCTGCAGTCGGGCTGCTGCCGCTGCCTGCCGCGCTCAGCGCGCCTCACCTTTACGCCTGAGTCGCTGGAGAGGCTTTACCAGCGCTACTTCCGCCGGCAGAGACAAGAGAACCTGCTCTTGCTGGCGATGTTTGCCGCTCTTTTCAACAGCTTTGTCATCATCATGTGCGCGGTGGTGTACACTGAAGACAAACTGGcgatggtggtggtggctgcCGTGGGGCTGGCTGCGGACATGGTGCTCTACGCGCTGTGCTGGTTCCAGAAGCTGCCTGCGTCACCAGTCTCACGCGGCGCAGTGCCGTACGTCCTGTGGCTCATGATCGCCGTGCACGTTTTATGTTACATGGGTCTAAACTATGAGCGTTTCCCTCATGCCAGCGACTCTGTGGGCTGGCAggcatttttcagtttctccaGCTTTCTGACACTCCCACTGAACCTGGTGCCGCTGCTCCTTCTCACAGCCCTCTCTTGTGGGATACACACGCTTGTACTAGGGGTGACTGTGGCTCAAAGGTTTGAGGATAACCTGCAGGGGCCTCTGCTGGTGAGACAG CTCTTAGCCAACGTGATGCTGTACCTGTGCGCAGCCACAGTGGGTGTGATGTCATTCTACATGGCGGACAGGAAGTACAGGACTGCTTTTCTGGAGGCTCGGCAGTCACTCGAGGTCAAACTCACACTGGAGGAGCAGAGCACCCAGCAG GAGGAACTCTTACTGTCCATCCTGCCCAAACACATAGCGGATGAGATGCTGCAGGGCATGAAGAACCAGGCCAATCAGCAAgaggtccagcagcagcagttcaacacCATGTACATGTACCGCCATGAAAACGTCAG TATCCTGTTTGCTGACATAGTGGGCTTCACCCAGCTGTCCTCAGCCTGTAGTGCCCAGGAGCTCGTGAAGCTGCTTAATGAACTGTTTGCCCGCTTCGATAAACTGGCAGCA CAATACCACCAGCTGAGAATTAAAATCCTCGGAGACTGCTACTATTGCATCTGTGGCCTTCCTGACTTCAGAGAGGACCATGCCGCCTGCTCCATAATGATGGGTTTGGCGATGGTAGAAGCCATCTC CTACGTGCGAGAGAAGACTAAAACCGAAGTGGACATGCGTGTGGGCGTTCACTCCGGCACCGTGCTGGGAGGAGTGCTCGGCCAGAAGAGGTGGCAGTTTGACGTTTGGTCCACAGATGTCACTGTAGCCAATAAGATGGAGTCTGGAGGGATTCCTGG AGTGCATATTTCCCAGAGCACCATGGACAGCCTGCATGGAGAGTTTGAGCTGGAGGCAGGGAATGGTGGAGAGAGGTGCGAGTACCTGCTGGAGAAAGGCATCGACACTTACTTGGTTCTAGTGCCTAAACAGGCGGCCAGTGGGCTCAGCGGAAAT AAACCAGGCACATTGTCAAACAGAAATTCAAACCAGCTGATCAACACTACTGCAACTAATGGGAATGCAGCCTCACCCCAATCCACACCCAATGCCTCCAAACAGGAG AGGAACAAGATGGTTGACGAAGAAGTGATCAACAGACGACTGCAGCAAGAGCTTCTGGATAGAGAAAGTCAGCAAAT ACTGAAGTATCATCAGATCAACCCTGTGTCACTGCGTTTTGTGGACGGGAAGTTGGAGGAACACTACTcctcagagaaagagaagcgAAGCGGAGCggccttctgctgctgcctcataGTGCTCTTCTTCATTACAGCCATGGAGGTGTTCGTAGACCCACT GTTGGCTGTGAACTATGTGACTCTCGCGATAGGAGAGGTATTGTTGCTTATCCTCACCGTGTGCTCCCTGGCTGCCATCTTCCCCAGG atgTTCTCAAAGAGGTTGGTGTCTTTCTCAGTGTGGATTGATCGCACACGATGGGCGAGAAACACATGGGCCATGGCGGCCATATTTGTTCTTACCATGGCTGTGATCGCTGACATG CTGAGCTGTGTCCCGCCGTCCCTTCGAGTCTTCAACAGCACCACTGGCCCCATGTTGGAGTCCCTCGGTGACCGAGGCTGCGCAGAGAATCCAAAGCACTACAGCTTCATGGCTGTAATGTCCCTCATCGCCACCGCCATGTTGGTGCAGGTCAGCCACCTGATTCAACTGGGACTCATGGTGCTGGTTGTCACAGCAAATGGAGCTGTTAATATCTACAGCTGGCGGGACATATATGACCTGTATGATTACATACAGTTTGCCTCATACAG AACATCCATAGTGCCCTCCAAGTACCTCATGACCATGATGATCATTGTCATGATGATTGGCTTCTACTTCTTCGCCCGCCAT TTGGAGCGTCAGTCCAGGAAGCTGTTCCTGTGGAAGATCGGTGTGCACGACCAAAAGGAGAGGGTGTTCGAGATGAGACGCTGGAACGAGGCGCTGGTCACCAACATGCTGCCGGAGCATGTTGCCAAACACTTCCTGGGCTCTAAGAAGAGAGATGAG GAGCTGTACAGCCAGTCTTACAATGAAATAGGagtgatgtttgcttccatccCCAACTTTTCTGATTTCTACACTGAGGAGAGCATCAACAACGGAGGCCTTGAGTGTCTCAGGATTCTCAATGAGATAATCTCAGACTTTGACAGC TTACTAGACAGGGACGAGTTCCGCTGCATCACTAAAATCAAGACAATAGGAAGCACCTACATGGCCGCCTCAGGACTCACCCCAGAGAGCAATACAAATGGATACAGCAACAGCAAG CCAGAGGACCAGTCACTGATTGAGCGCTGGCAGCACCTCGCTGACCTGGCAGACTTTGCCTTGGCTATGAAAGTCACCCTTAACAACCTCAACAAACAGTCCTTCAATAACTTCATGCTCCGAATcg GTCTGAATAAGGGAGGAGTTTTGGCTGGAGTGATTGGAGCTCGTAAACCTCACTATGATATCTGGGGCAACACAGTCAATGTAGCCAGTAGAATGGAGTCCACTGGAGTGATGGGAAACATCCAG GTGGTGGAGGACTGCTATGACATCCTGAAGGAGTATGGCTTCCGCTTCATCCGGAGAGGGCCAATATTTGTCAAAGGGAAAGGGGAGCTGCTAACCTTCTTcatgaaaggaaaagacaaaccCAGTAGCAATGGCGGTCCAGTGACCACTGCCCTTCCACACCAAGTTGGGGACCTTTCTTGA